Proteins encoded together in one Planctopirus ephydatiae window:
- the gltB gene encoding glutamate synthase large subunit: protein MTDFHSTGLTSSSAQSLHSSETARSLARQEINAQNLGPVAASSLFASPYSEEIFAPGGTPKAHGLYDPANEHDSCGVGFVAHIKGQKSHQIVVDADRILRHMSHRGACGCEENTGDGAGMLTGIPYQFLKRVVRKDLSAELPPEGRFGIGLTFLPTDPEQRRVCKETVAEIIRQQGQTLIGWRKVPVEPDKADIGPSARAVMPVFEHLIVGAAEGLSEEAFARQLFVIRKRASHAIREGSLPQALMFYICSLSTKVLIYKGMLTPDQVCNFFVDLQEEDYVSHLAMVHSRFSTNTFPSWDRAHPQRYVAHNGEINTVRGNGNWMYARQGMMKSELFGDDLPKLFPLVEPYCSDSGNFDNALEILVQSGRSLPEAVMMMIPEAWQNHDTMPEDKRAFYEYHSALQEPWDGPASVSFTDGDVIGATLDRNGLRPSRFYVTHDDRVVMASEVGVLDIAPENVKMKGRLQPGKMFLVDFRQGRLIPDEELKRDFANRRPYKQWLEEQRIQLSELPPYPAFERMCGETLLSHMQAFGYTTETLQFMLVPMIKTKKDPLGSMGDDTALACLSDQPRLLYDYFKQLFAQVTNPPIDSTREEVIMSLECYIGPEGNLLETTAGQCHRLAVPHPILTNEELASLAHLDYRGWKSKIIDITYPKKDGVKGLKPALDRVRAEVSQAIQDGIGLVILSDRAMSNDRLPISALLATGAVHHHLIRSEERTKIGLVVETGEAREVHHFCLLVGYGADAINPYMAFEALWQLQEEGELEGDWTHEQITAAYRKATKQGILKVMAKMGISTLASYKGAQIFEAVGLSEEVIKECFRGTASRIKGVGFEILAEEAIRRHELGYPSRGNEKLPVLPNFGLMHWRATGEKHAWNPQNIANLQRAARQGDKSAYKEFSKMVNEQTARECHLRGLLKFKPGTPVPLEEVESAAAIVKRFCTGAMSFGSISAAAHESLAIAMNRIGGKSNTGEGGEDYSRFLPLPSGDSKKSAIKQVASGRFGVTSYYLTNADEIQIKISQGAKPGEGGELPGHKVDQVIAATRHSTPGVGLISPPPHHDIYSIEDLAQLIFDLKNSNPSARISVKLVSEVGVGTIAAGVAKGHADNILISGDSGGTGASPITSIKHAGLPWELGIAETHQTLVLNNLRSRVRLQTDGQLKTGRDVVIGMLLGAEEIGFATAPLIALGCIMMRKCHLNTCPVGIATQDPELKAKFTGQPEHVINYLFMVAEEAREIMAELGFRTVNEMVGRSDMLEFNSAIDHWKAKHLDLSAILTPARKPHPDVETFCTTTQKHGMELQIDNELIRECQPAIEDGKHVELAIPVQNINRALGTMLSHEVSKKWGAKGLPDGTIHIRCKGSAGQSVGAWLAHGVTIEVEGDANDFVGKGLSGGRVIIYPPKNSSFVAEENIIIGNVALYGAIQGELFVRGRAAERFCVRNSGAVCVVEGVGDHGLEYMTGGRAVILGPTGRNFAAGMSGGIGYVYDPNDNLLGNCNLEMVELEKVEAEEDRAELLDLVRRHMEYTGSTVARGLIARWETALSQFKKVMPVDYKRALAEQKKAAQQKVLAAN from the coding sequence ATGACAGATTTTCACAGCACCGGCCTTACGTCCTCGTCAGCTCAGTCACTGCACTCATCGGAAACCGCACGTTCACTCGCCAGGCAAGAGATCAATGCCCAGAATCTCGGCCCGGTAGCGGCGAGTTCCTTATTTGCCTCTCCCTACAGCGAAGAGATTTTTGCTCCAGGGGGCACTCCGAAAGCTCATGGTCTCTACGACCCTGCCAATGAGCATGACAGTTGCGGCGTGGGCTTTGTGGCCCACATCAAGGGGCAGAAGTCCCATCAGATTGTGGTTGACGCTGACCGGATTCTGCGTCACATGTCCCATCGCGGAGCCTGTGGCTGCGAAGAAAATACTGGCGATGGGGCAGGGATGCTCACAGGCATTCCTTACCAGTTCCTCAAGCGGGTTGTCCGTAAAGATCTCTCTGCCGAACTTCCCCCTGAGGGACGATTCGGGATAGGTCTCACGTTTCTGCCGACAGACCCCGAACAGCGAAGAGTCTGCAAGGAGACGGTCGCTGAGATTATTCGCCAGCAGGGCCAGACATTGATTGGCTGGCGAAAAGTTCCCGTCGAGCCTGATAAAGCCGATATTGGCCCATCGGCCCGTGCTGTCATGCCGGTGTTTGAACATCTGATTGTGGGTGCTGCCGAAGGTCTTTCCGAAGAAGCTTTTGCTCGCCAGCTTTTTGTGATTCGCAAGCGGGCCAGCCATGCCATTCGCGAAGGTTCACTCCCTCAGGCGTTGATGTTCTACATCTGCTCGCTTTCGACCAAGGTGCTGATTTATAAAGGGATGCTCACTCCCGATCAGGTCTGTAACTTCTTTGTCGATCTCCAGGAAGAAGACTATGTCTCTCACCTGGCGATGGTTCACTCCCGCTTTTCGACCAACACCTTCCCCAGTTGGGATCGTGCTCATCCGCAGCGCTATGTGGCACACAACGGTGAAATCAACACCGTCCGTGGAAATGGCAACTGGATGTACGCCCGCCAGGGGATGATGAAGAGTGAACTCTTTGGTGATGATCTCCCCAAGCTGTTCCCGCTGGTTGAGCCCTATTGCTCAGACTCGGGCAACTTCGATAACGCTCTCGAAATCCTGGTGCAGAGTGGTCGCAGTCTGCCTGAAGCCGTCATGATGATGATCCCCGAAGCATGGCAGAATCATGACACCATGCCCGAGGACAAACGGGCGTTTTACGAGTATCACTCAGCTCTGCAAGAGCCTTGGGATGGCCCGGCATCGGTCAGCTTTACTGATGGTGATGTCATCGGTGCGACCCTCGACCGGAACGGTCTTCGTCCCAGTCGCTTCTATGTCACGCACGATGATCGCGTCGTGATGGCCAGTGAAGTCGGCGTGCTCGACATTGCTCCTGAAAATGTGAAAATGAAGGGCCGCCTGCAGCCGGGAAAGATGTTCCTGGTGGATTTCCGGCAAGGTCGTCTCATCCCCGATGAAGAACTCAAACGAGATTTCGCCAACCGCCGCCCCTATAAGCAATGGCTCGAAGAACAGCGGATTCAGCTCAGCGAACTGCCGCCTTACCCCGCGTTCGAGCGGATGTGTGGAGAAACATTGCTCTCACATATGCAGGCTTTCGGCTACACCACCGAAACTTTGCAGTTCATGCTGGTTCCGATGATCAAGACGAAAAAGGATCCGCTCGGTTCCATGGGCGACGATACCGCTCTGGCCTGTCTGAGTGATCAACCCCGTCTGCTCTACGATTACTTCAAGCAGCTCTTTGCCCAGGTGACGAATCCTCCGATCGACTCCACTCGAGAAGAGGTCATCATGTCACTGGAGTGTTACATCGGGCCGGAAGGCAATCTGCTGGAAACGACAGCCGGGCAGTGCCATCGACTCGCGGTGCCACACCCGATTCTCACTAACGAAGAACTGGCTTCGCTGGCACACCTTGATTATCGCGGCTGGAAGTCCAAGATTATTGATATCACCTATCCTAAAAAGGACGGCGTCAAGGGACTCAAACCCGCTCTCGATCGCGTGCGTGCTGAAGTAAGTCAGGCCATTCAGGACGGTATCGGGCTGGTCATCCTGTCTGACCGTGCGATGTCGAACGATCGGCTCCCTATCAGTGCTTTGCTCGCGACAGGGGCTGTCCATCACCACCTGATTCGCAGCGAAGAACGCACGAAGATTGGGCTGGTTGTTGAGACGGGTGAAGCTCGCGAAGTGCATCACTTCTGCCTGTTGGTTGGTTATGGTGCCGACGCCATCAATCCTTATATGGCATTTGAAGCCTTGTGGCAGTTGCAGGAAGAAGGCGAACTCGAAGGGGATTGGACTCACGAGCAGATCACTGCTGCTTATCGCAAAGCGACCAAGCAGGGGATTCTCAAGGTGATGGCCAAGATGGGGATCTCCACTCTGGCCAGCTACAAGGGAGCCCAGATCTTTGAAGCCGTGGGACTTTCGGAAGAAGTCATCAAGGAATGCTTCCGGGGAACCGCCAGCCGCATCAAGGGTGTGGGCTTTGAAATCCTGGCAGAAGAAGCGATTCGTCGCCACGAACTGGGCTACCCCAGCCGTGGCAACGAGAAACTCCCTGTGCTGCCGAATTTTGGTCTGATGCACTGGCGTGCGACAGGCGAAAAGCACGCTTGGAATCCGCAGAACATTGCCAATCTCCAGCGCGCTGCCCGTCAAGGAGACAAGTCGGCTTACAAAGAGTTCTCGAAGATGGTTAACGAGCAGACTGCTCGCGAATGCCATCTGCGTGGTCTCTTGAAGTTCAAGCCTGGCACACCAGTACCACTGGAAGAAGTCGAATCCGCAGCAGCCATTGTCAAGCGATTCTGCACAGGTGCGATGAGCTTTGGTTCGATCTCGGCGGCCGCTCACGAGTCTCTGGCGATTGCCATGAATCGAATTGGTGGCAAGAGCAACACAGGGGAAGGGGGCGAGGACTATTCGCGATTCCTGCCTTTGCCCAGTGGGGATTCCAAAAAATCAGCGATCAAGCAGGTGGCTTCAGGCCGCTTTGGTGTTACCAGCTATTACCTGACCAATGCGGATGAAATCCAGATCAAGATTTCGCAGGGGGCTAAACCCGGTGAAGGGGGTGAGTTGCCTGGGCATAAGGTTGATCAGGTCATTGCTGCGACCCGGCACTCGACACCAGGTGTGGGGCTGATCAGTCCTCCGCCGCATCACGACATTTACTCGATCGAAGATCTGGCACAATTGATCTTCGACCTGAAGAACTCGAACCCATCGGCACGCATCAGTGTGAAGCTGGTGTCTGAGGTCGGTGTCGGTACGATCGCTGCCGGGGTTGCTAAAGGCCATGCCGATAACATCCTGATCTCCGGGGATAGTGGTGGGACTGGGGCTTCTCCCATCACCAGTATCAAGCATGCTGGTTTGCCTTGGGAACTTGGCATTGCCGAAACTCATCAGACGCTGGTGCTCAACAACCTGCGCAGTCGTGTTCGACTGCAGACGGATGGACAGCTCAAGACTGGCCGCGATGTGGTGATTGGTATGCTGCTGGGAGCCGAGGAAATCGGCTTCGCCACAGCACCTCTGATTGCTCTGGGCTGTATCATGATGCGCAAGTGTCATCTCAATACCTGCCCTGTGGGAATTGCCACACAGGATCCGGAATTGAAGGCCAAGTTCACAGGCCAGCCCGAGCACGTTATCAACTACCTTTTCATGGTGGCTGAAGAAGCACGCGAGATCATGGCGGAACTTGGCTTCCGCACCGTCAACGAAATGGTGGGCCGCAGTGATATGCTCGAATTCAATTCGGCTATCGATCACTGGAAGGCAAAGCATCTTGATCTGTCGGCCATTCTCACACCGGCACGCAAGCCGCATCCTGATGTGGAAACTTTCTGCACCACGACCCAGAAGCATGGGATGGAACTGCAGATTGATAACGAACTCATTCGTGAGTGCCAGCCCGCGATTGAAGATGGTAAACACGTAGAACTTGCTATTCCTGTGCAGAACATCAATCGCGCCCTGGGGACGATGCTCAGTCATGAGGTTTCCAAGAAATGGGGTGCGAAAGGTCTGCCCGATGGCACGATCCACATTCGCTGTAAAGGTTCTGCAGGGCAAAGTGTCGGTGCCTGGCTTGCTCATGGAGTGACTATCGAGGTTGAAGGCGATGCCAACGACTTTGTTGGTAAGGGACTTTCGGGCGGTCGAGTCATTATCTACCCACCGAAGAACTCTTCGTTTGTCGCCGAAGAAAACATCATCATTGGCAACGTCGCACTCTATGGAGCCATTCAAGGTGAACTCTTTGTGCGTGGACGTGCTGCTGAACGATTCTGCGTGCGAAACTCGGGTGCTGTTTGTGTGGTTGAAGGAGTCGGAGACCATGGCCTTGAATACATGACTGGCGGTCGTGCTGTCATCCTGGGGCCCACAGGAAGAAACTTCGCTGCCGGGATGTCGGGTGGGATTGGTTATGTTTACGACCCGAACGACAACCTCCTGGGTAACTGTAATCTCGAAATGGTTGAGCTCGAAAAGGTGGAAGCCGAGGAAGACAGGGCTGAACTGCTCGACCTTGTCCGCAGACACATGGAGTACACTGGTTCGACTGTTGCTCGTGGTCTGATTGCCCGCTGGGAAACGGCTCTTTCTCAGTTCAAGAAGGTCATGCCAGTCGATTACAAGCGGGCTCTGGCTGAACAGAAAAAAGCAGCACAGCAGAAGGTGCTGGCTGCGAATTAA
- a CDS encoding LysR family transcriptional regulator → MLELRAVEIFAEVANLRSFSKAARGLGISQPVVSETVRALEATLGEQLIDRTKRPLELTPAGKLVLDAGRDLLDRALRLEDSVRHLKNKVVGTVRIAAIYSVGLLQMGAYVRQFERLYPDAALELRYLHPETVVTSITDEIADLGIVSFASRRPDITCIPWQEQEIALIVYSGHRLANRTKVRAREIDGESLVTYTPQLQVRTELDRWLKQARVNVEISHEFDNIENIKRAVEIGSGVALLPLPTVRRELEIGSLKAITLEDVRWVRPLGIIHKKNRQLTTAVRKFLDLLHQNPDSFLFGNSMQTGHSMQTATGIVPAVAVPNSSGRPLAGSSAIAAQPEGLPIPDPPQERIVVQSTIPP, encoded by the coding sequence GTGCTGGAGCTTCGTGCTGTGGAGATCTTTGCCGAAGTGGCCAACCTGCGCAGCTTTTCCAAGGCAGCGCGGGGATTGGGGATTTCACAGCCAGTTGTCAGCGAAACTGTTCGTGCCCTCGAAGCGACTCTCGGTGAGCAGTTGATCGATCGCACAAAGCGGCCTCTTGAACTCACCCCGGCGGGAAAGCTCGTTCTGGATGCAGGCCGCGATCTGTTGGATCGTGCCCTTCGTCTCGAAGACAGTGTCCGCCATCTGAAAAACAAAGTCGTTGGGACTGTGCGAATTGCGGCGATCTATTCCGTAGGTTTGTTGCAGATGGGGGCTTATGTCCGCCAGTTCGAACGCCTCTATCCCGATGCTGCTCTCGAACTTCGCTACCTGCATCCTGAGACGGTTGTGACCAGCATTACCGATGAAATTGCAGATCTCGGGATTGTCTCTTTTGCTTCTAGGCGGCCTGATATCACCTGTATCCCCTGGCAGGAGCAGGAGATTGCTCTGATTGTCTATTCCGGTCACAGGCTGGCGAATCGCACTAAGGTTCGGGCTCGTGAAATTGACGGCGAATCACTCGTCACTTACACACCTCAGTTGCAGGTGCGGACCGAACTCGACCGCTGGTTGAAGCAGGCCCGGGTGAACGTCGAAATCAGTCATGAGTTCGACAACATTGAGAATATCAAACGGGCCGTCGAAATTGGTTCAGGAGTCGCACTCCTGCCTCTGCCGACTGTTCGTCGTGAACTGGAAATAGGCTCGCTGAAAGCGATCACATTAGAAGATGTGCGCTGGGTCAGGCCGCTGGGGATCATTCATAAAAAGAATCGACAGCTGACAACAGCCGTGCGAAAGTTCCTCGATCTGCTGCATCAGAATCCCGACTCATTTCTCTTCGGAAATTCCATGCAGACAGGTCATTCCATGCAGACAGCAACCGGGATTGTTCCTGCTGTGGCCGTACCAAATTCCTCAGGAAGGCCATTGGCCGGAAGCTCGGCAATCGCAGCCCAGCCTGAGGGCTTGCCCATACCAGATCCACCTCAGGAGCGGATTGTCGTTCAATCCACCATTCCACCTTAA
- a CDS encoding FeoB-associated Cys-rich membrane protein, translating to MWETFIVVAIVVVAATQLAWLGYRSLAPRHGKKSGGCGSCRGCSHANPSFSGSNSAAELPLLSNSGCGNRHAPSLILHQAENPPVFVKLSPVTPDHQH from the coding sequence ATGTGGGAAACGTTCATCGTAGTTGCGATTGTCGTTGTTGCCGCCACTCAACTGGCTTGGCTGGGTTATCGCTCCCTGGCGCCTCGCCATGGGAAAAAGTCTGGGGGTTGCGGTTCCTGCCGCGGTTGTTCGCATGCAAATCCGAGTTTCTCTGGCTCTAATTCTGCGGCTGAATTGCCTCTTCTCAGCAATTCCGGGTGCGGAAATCGTCACGCTCCTTCCCTCATATTGCATCAGGCTGAAAACCCACCTGTCTTCGTCAAACTCTCGCCTGTTACGCCAGATCACCAGCATTGA
- a CDS encoding FeoA family protein: MSYTIPLDCLKAGESAQVVDIDGDTTLLTRLQEIGLNVGSQVRMVLPGSPCIISLAGNQFSLRTDDLATVLVEPSVTQ, from the coding sequence GTGAGTTACACCATACCTCTGGATTGCCTCAAAGCTGGAGAATCAGCACAAGTTGTTGATATCGATGGAGATACAACACTTCTTACCAGACTGCAGGAAATCGGACTGAATGTGGGCAGTCAGGTACGAATGGTTCTGCCCGGGTCGCCCTGTATTATTTCTCTGGCGGGAAATCAGTTTTCCTTAAGGACAGATGATCTCGCAACAGTGCTTGTTGAACCCTCCGTCACTCAATGA
- a CDS encoding FeoA family protein, with protein MTATLESLQTGQHARVQDVQGDDSLALRIMEMGLLPGAEIEFIGRAPLGDPLEIRVAGYHLSLRKAEAHRVVIEVI; from the coding sequence ATGACCGCAACGCTCGAATCGCTTCAGACGGGACAGCATGCCCGAGTGCAGGATGTCCAAGGCGATGACTCGCTCGCCTTGCGAATCATGGAGATGGGACTTTTGCCCGGCGCTGAGATTGAATTCATCGGGAGAGCGCCTCTAGGCGACCCGCTCGAAATCCGCGTGGCGGGTTACCATCTCTCGTTAAGGAAAGCAGAAGCTCACCGCGTAGTGATCGAAGTCATTTGA
- the feoB gene encoding ferrous iron transport protein B encodes MSLAVDRVPHLAVVGNPNTGKSTLFSALTGIFTRTGNFPGVTVEMKLGRLKTSTREAVLVDLPGTYSLAARSADERVTVDVLLGLRPEIGSLAGALCIVDGTNLERNLYLFSQVRDLGLPVLLIVNMIDRAEKAGIAITALELSQRLGVPVVFCNAHDQSSVALVQKSIFDFIEQNQPAAHGTDLAAQQASNFDFPPAFETAVNELQGLLLAHGRKMPRPLVSRLLMDIDGQIEQTEVQRRPELSPHLQRLREQVSAAGYRISGIEPRVRYAAIRKAIAGLEIRPVRQAGQFSEKLDGWLTHSVFGLLIFIFMMFVVFQLLYRGAEPVMVLMETAFGSLQDLVGGMMPRGPLRSLVTQGIIAGVGGVLVFLPQIVLLFLFLAILEDCGYMARAAFLMDRLMTKVGLSGKSFVPLMSSFACAIPGVMATRVIENRKDRMVTILVAPLMSCSARLPVYSLLIGAFIPGVSFLGGWVDLRSLVLLAFLSLGAIVAIPVAWILKKTIFPGETPPFVMELPPYKWPSIKTVFQRVYDRAAAFVVRAGTLILLTSIVIWGLGYFPGDHTRENAILAEMEETRQIFEDPLQRRENLQQQLVGSDDAPHPSPVESASFENELNSLNQQLKEYDALMEQLEGEFIATQGQLQENSFLGMAGHWIEPIVRPLGWDWRIGVGVLASFPAREVIIATLGVIYNLGEGMEAESPQLRDALINSRNPDGSPVFTIPVALSIMVFFALCAQCMATLVVVAQESGSWKWAVFTFVYMTALAYVGALITFQVASLWW; translated from the coding sequence ATGTCGTTGGCAGTTGATCGAGTGCCGCATCTGGCAGTTGTCGGAAACCCGAACACGGGCAAAAGCACGCTGTTTTCGGCATTAACTGGGATTTTCACCCGCACGGGGAACTTTCCCGGGGTGACTGTCGAGATGAAGCTGGGACGATTGAAAACCAGCACCCGGGAAGCCGTGCTGGTGGACTTGCCGGGAACATATAGCCTGGCAGCGCGTTCGGCCGATGAACGAGTCACCGTCGATGTACTATTGGGATTACGACCAGAGATCGGATCACTCGCAGGGGCTTTGTGCATTGTCGATGGAACGAACCTCGAGCGAAATCTGTATCTGTTTTCTCAAGTGCGCGACCTGGGCCTGCCCGTCCTGCTGATTGTCAATATGATTGATCGGGCCGAAAAAGCGGGAATTGCGATCACTGCGTTAGAGCTTTCGCAAAGGCTGGGTGTGCCGGTTGTCTTCTGCAATGCTCATGATCAATCGAGCGTCGCTCTCGTTCAGAAATCGATTTTCGACTTCATCGAGCAGAATCAACCAGCAGCCCATGGCACTGATCTCGCTGCTCAACAAGCTTCAAACTTCGATTTTCCCCCAGCATTTGAAACAGCAGTCAACGAGTTGCAGGGATTGCTCTTGGCCCATGGACGAAAAATGCCGAGGCCACTGGTGAGTCGTCTGTTAATGGACATTGACGGACAGATCGAGCAGACCGAAGTCCAACGACGGCCAGAACTCTCACCACATCTCCAGCGACTTCGCGAACAGGTAAGTGCAGCCGGCTATCGCATCAGCGGGATCGAGCCGCGAGTGCGGTATGCAGCAATTCGTAAGGCCATTGCCGGGCTGGAAATCAGGCCCGTCCGGCAGGCTGGCCAGTTCAGTGAGAAGCTGGATGGCTGGCTGACACACAGTGTCTTTGGACTGCTGATTTTCATCTTCATGATGTTTGTGGTCTTCCAGTTGTTATACCGCGGTGCCGAGCCGGTGATGGTACTGATGGAGACTGCTTTTGGCAGCCTGCAGGATCTGGTGGGTGGCATGATGCCCCGTGGGCCACTGCGCAGCCTCGTGACGCAAGGAATCATTGCTGGTGTGGGTGGAGTGCTCGTCTTTCTGCCTCAGATTGTGCTGCTGTTTCTATTCTTGGCCATTCTCGAAGATTGCGGCTACATGGCGCGAGCTGCCTTTTTGATGGATCGGCTGATGACAAAGGTTGGTCTTTCGGGAAAGTCGTTCGTACCTCTGATGTCTTCGTTTGCCTGTGCCATTCCGGGAGTGATGGCCACGCGTGTGATCGAAAATCGCAAAGATCGAATGGTGACCATTCTCGTGGCACCGCTGATGAGCTGCTCGGCTCGATTGCCTGTCTATAGCCTGCTGATTGGGGCCTTCATTCCGGGAGTGAGTTTTCTGGGAGGGTGGGTCGATCTGCGCTCACTGGTTCTACTGGCGTTTCTCTCCTTAGGAGCGATTGTCGCCATTCCCGTTGCGTGGATCTTGAAAAAGACCATCTTCCCTGGGGAAACGCCGCCATTTGTAATGGAACTCCCACCCTATAAGTGGCCCTCCATCAAGACCGTCTTCCAGCGTGTGTACGATCGCGCCGCGGCCTTCGTTGTAAGAGCGGGAACATTGATCCTGCTGACCTCTATAGTTATCTGGGGGTTGGGTTACTTCCCCGGGGATCATACGCGTGAAAATGCAATTCTGGCGGAGATGGAAGAAACCCGGCAGATCTTTGAAGATCCTCTCCAGCGACGAGAAAACCTGCAGCAGCAGTTGGTAGGATCTGATGATGCTCCGCACCCTTCTCCGGTGGAGAGTGCCTCCTTCGAAAATGAATTGAATTCTTTGAATCAACAGCTCAAAGAATATGACGCATTAATGGAGCAGTTGGAGGGGGAATTCATTGCTACACAGGGGCAACTGCAGGAGAACAGCTTTCTGGGGATGGCGGGCCATTGGATCGAACCCATCGTTCGCCCTTTAGGATGGGACTGGCGGATTGGTGTCGGAGTGCTGGCCTCATTCCCGGCTCGTGAAGTGATCATCGCCACGTTAGGTGTGATTTATAACCTGGGCGAAGGGATGGAAGCCGAATCGCCCCAATTGCGCGATGCACTCATCAACTCCAGAAATCCAGATGGCAGCCCCGTCTTCACGATTCCGGTGGCTCTGTCGATCATGGTCTTCTTCGCTCTGTGCGCTCAATGCATGGCCACATTGGTCGTCGTGGCGCAGGAATCGGGAAGCTGGAAGTGGGCGGTCTTCACGTTCGTCTATATGACCGCCCTCGCTTATGTCGGCGCACTGATCACCTTTCAGGTGGCCTCACTCTGGTGGTAA